One window of the Primulina eburnea isolate SZY01 chromosome 18, ASM2296580v1, whole genome shotgun sequence genome contains the following:
- the LOC140820182 gene encoding uncharacterized protein, with the protein MDISFASAALRPPIFDGTNYSLWKVKIRYYIKSLDERAWQRVINGWTPPVVTDQEGDKRPKPETDWTADEVQNSNHNSKALNAIFTSVDMNMFSLITNCTSAKSAWDILQCHCEGSESVRRTRLRLLTSKFEMMRMEESESILEYDRRLREIANEAFSAGEAISSERLVSKILRSLPERFNIKICAIDEAKDRSKMSLKILSAHYARLR; encoded by the coding sequence ATGGACATCTCGTTTGCAAGCGCTGCACTTCGACCACCAATATTCGATGGTACTAATTACAGCCTATGGAAGGTTAAGATAAGATACTACATAAAATCTCTGGATGAACGGGCATGGCAGCGTGTCATCAATGGATGGACCCCACCAGTCGTGACGGATCAAGAAGGTGACAAACGGCCAAAGCCTGAAACTGACTGGACTGCTGACGAAGTACAAAATTCAAACCATAACTCAAAGGCTTTGAATGCTATATTCACATCGGTTGATATGAACATGTTCAGTTTAATCACAAACTGTACTTCGGCTAAAAGTGCATGGGATATCCTTCAATGTCATTGTGAAGGGTCTGAGAGTGTGAGACGAACCAGACTAAGGCTGCTTACCTCCAAATTCGAGATGATGAGGATGGAAGAATCTGAAAGCATACTCGAGTACGATCGTCGCCTACGGGAGATTGCTAATGAGGCATTCAGTGCTGGAGAAGCTATCTCAAGTGAGCGTCTAGTAAGCAAAATCCTCCGTTCTTTGCCTGAAAGGTTCAACATAAAAATATGTGCAATAGATGAAGCTAAGGACAGGTCTAAGATGTCATTGAAGATCTTATCAGCTCACTACGCACGTTTGAGATGA